Proteins encoded in a region of the Cyanobacterium stanieri LEGE 03274 genome:
- a CDS encoding Fic family protein, translating to MNQSNCDSIHKRKKLLDELGKLPEAIVENQEWLYMLEEDTRHSLSIEGYFATEEELKAVLQGKKTQPEILNYYRTSQFVYDLGLQYHREESVFLDLALIRTIHSQLLRGIDQYSYYCGKFRVNAITIHGAKVKPPEFEIESYVKIFCKYTKSCLKTYPILEALSRIHTLFESIHPFQDGNGRVGRILLNYLAISQGYPPIVIKGVELSQRNQYYQALESADIGFHQKFSSPNLSDIKTQIDIGDFNLLKELLYLGLKPRLEHMIISALESKESLLPLKDLAIHFQVKETTLRQWIKRDKLIAIKKHNKLYSHPKLYLDYT from the coding sequence ATGAATCAGAGTAACTGTGACAGTATCCACAAACGAAAAAAACTTCTAGACGAGTTGGGGAAACTCCCTGAAGCCATAGTAGAAAACCAAGAATGGTTATATATGTTGGAAGAGGATACTCGCCATTCGTTATCTATTGAAGGATATTTTGCCACAGAGGAAGAATTAAAAGCCGTATTACAGGGTAAAAAAACTCAACCAGAAATATTAAATTATTACCGTACATCCCAATTTGTTTATGATTTAGGTTTACAATATCATCGAGAAGAATCAGTCTTTTTAGACTTAGCTTTAATTCGTACTATTCATAGTCAATTATTGAGAGGAATCGATCAATATAGTTATTATTGTGGCAAATTTAGAGTAAATGCTATTACGATTCATGGAGCAAAAGTAAAGCCCCCAGAATTTGAGATTGAAAGTTATGTAAAAATCTTTTGTAAATATACTAAAAGTTGTTTAAAAACTTATCCTATCTTAGAAGCCTTGTCTCGGATTCATACACTATTTGAAAGTATCCATCCTTTCCAAGATGGTAATGGCAGGGTGGGTAGAATTTTATTAAATTATTTAGCCATTTCCCAAGGTTATCCTCCTATTGTTATTAAGGGTGTAGAATTATCCCAAAGAAATCAATATTATCAAGCCTTAGAATCAGCAGATATAGGTTTTCATCAAAAATTTTCTAGTCCTAATTTATCTGATATTAAAACACAGATAGATATAGGAGATTTTAACTTATTAAAAGAGTTATTATATTTAGGATTAAAACCAAGATTGGAACATATGATTATCTCTGCTTTAGAATCAAAAGAATCACTGTTACCATTAAAAGATTTAGCGATACATTTTCAGGTAAAAGAAACTACTTTGCGTCAGTGGATAAAAAGGGATAAGTTAATCGCCATAAAAAAACATAATAAACTTTATAGTCACCCTAAACTATATTTAGATT